Genomic DNA from Gemmatimonas sp. UBA7669:
CTATGAGATCCGAGGCGTACACGCGGAACGTCATATTGTCGCGGCGCAGCTTCCACATCTTGGCCACCACCGCCTGCAACATGGCGGCAATGCAGACGGCTTCGTCCACGCGGGTGTTGACGTCACACACGCGGAACTCGAGCGTGGGATACACGTGGTGCGGCCGCACGTCCCACCAGATCTTGGACCCATCAGGAATGCTGCGCGTCCGCGTGAGCGTGTCCACGAGATCAGCGTAGTCGCTCCAGCCGTTCATGATGCGCGGCACGCCCGTGCGCGGGAAATTCTTGAAGACGATGCTGCGATAGGAGTGCAGCCCCGTATTGCGTCCAAACCAGAACGGCGACGATGTGGACAGGCACAGAATGTGAGGCAGGATGTACCGCGCGGCATTCAGGCAGTCGATGCGGAACTCCGGATCCTCAATGCCCACATGCACATGCGTGCCGAAGATGAGCAGGCGATGCGCCAGGTCCTGCAGCTCCGCCTTCACGCCCAGATAGCGCTCCTTGGGCGTCATCTCCTGATTCATCCAGTTGGAGAACGGATGGGTGCCCGCCGACGCAATGGTCAGGCCATGCTGACCGGCAGCCTTGATGACCAGTCCGCGCAGCTTGACCAGGTCGGTGCGCAACTCGGCGATGTTCGCGCAAGGCCGCGTACCGATTTCCACCTGGCACTGATGCAGCTCGGCCTTCACATCCGCGGCGGTGGCATCGTCGCTCGTGACCAGCGCATCGAAGCCGGGCGTGAGATCACGCGTCACCGGGTCGATGATCTGGTACTCCTCTTCGATGCCTACCGTCAGACTCGGTCCGCGCATTCAGCCCCCCACGCCCGCCTTGGACGTGTCGTTGGTCGTGGCCCACTCTACTGCCGCTTGGATAAAGCCGCCGAACAGATGCCGCGTGTGCGGGTCGGCCATCTCGAACACCTCGGGGTGCCACTGCACGCCCACAAGGAATCCGTCGCCCGTCCCCTCCAGCGCTTCCACCAGTCCGTCGTCGGCCGTGGCCGACACCGTCAGGTCGCGCCCCACGGCCTTCACGCCCTGATGATGCATACTGTTGACCGCACAACGTGTGCATTCGAACAATCGTGACAAACGTGTGCCAGGCACGATATCCACTTCGTGCGCGAGATGATCGCGCGCGAACCCCGCCGTGGGGAAGAAGTCGTGTTTGTGGAAGGATGGTTTTTGTGAGGCAAGGTCCTGCCACATGCTGCCGCCCTGGGCCACGTTGATGATCTGCATGCCGCGGCAGAGCCCAAGCACCGGCTTGCCCTCGGCAATCGCCCAGCGCACCAGCTGCAGTTCCACACGATCCCGCGCCGGATCGAGATTGCCACACTCAGGCCGCACGGCCTCTCCATACTCCGCCGGATTGATGTCCACACCGCCGGGAATGAGCAGTCCATCAAGACGCTCATAGATGGCCCGCAGCGTAAACAGGTCGTCGTCCAGCAAAGGAATCATCCACGGCACCGCGCCCACACTCGTGGCGGCCACGAAGTAGCGCTGGTTCATGACCCACGACGAAGGCAGCGCCGGCGGAATGCCGTCGATGGAGTGCAGCGTCTGGGTCGTGAGCCCGATGGTCGGACGATACAGAGCGGACATCAGCGGGCCTCAACAAGAAAAGTCGGAACGTTCGCACCGCCTCCCGCCGACACGTTCAGCAGTGCGTCCGTGGAAATGCGGGTCAGGCAGCCGTTCATGATCTGCCCATCTGTCATGAAGGGCGCGGTATCGAGCATGCGATCGCCGAGATGCAGCGCACCATCCAGCACCATCGGCCAAGGTTCACTGGGCAGGGTGACCCGTTCCTGAACGATATACGGTTCGGCCAGTGCCGTACGCATCGCTTCGTTCCAGGTTGCGTCGTCCACCGTCCACCCCAGGACGATCCCCTTGCCGCCGTAGTCGTCGTTGGGCTTGAGCACGAGGCGTTCGCGGTTGGCCGATACAAAGGGCACGAGATCCACGGTGGCCGATGCGAAGACGGTCTGCCGCTCTTCCATGACCCGGGTCCACGGCACAAACCGTGAGACTGCGTCCCGTTCGTCGGCATCCAGCAGGGTGGTCTGCCGTTCATCACTCAACACGGCAAGTGAAGCCTTCTTGTGCAAGAGCTTGCAGCCGAACGAGTTGACCATGCACACCGCACCTGCTTTGACAGCTCGAACCACCGGCCCATCGACCCCTTCGCGCGTGATCAGCTCGTCGATCAGGACGCGCTTGTAAATGAACGTCACCGGCCGCCCAGCCACCGTCAACTTTCCGTTGCTGAACTCTGCGTCGCGCGGATCGCCGATGAACGCCTCGAGACCTCGCGCCGCGAACTCCTGCTCGAACAGCACGAACTCGTTGGATGTGGGCACCTCGCGCCAATCCAGAATTACGATCTGCGGCTTCTCGCGCGTTCCACGCCACTGCGTCCACGCCCGCAGCAAGGCATCCACCACGCCGGCTCCAGACGGAATGGGCAGCGGCACATGGCTGGCCTGGAACGCCTGCATGACCGGAAGTGCCAAAAAGGCGCGAGCCAGGGCGTCGTTGAACGCGGCACCAGCCGGCGTCTCGGCGTTGTACTCCGTGAACTTGAGACTGCCCGTCTCCGGCGTGTAGAACGCATCAAGTCGTGATGTGGGGCTCGCCGCGGCATAGCCCGGCGGCACATGCACGAGATGCTCTTCCCAGTCCAGCAAGCCGAACTGCGCACGCAAGCGGGAATCGGCCATGGCGGCCACGCGAATCTTTTCGAAGGCGCGCCCCACCAGCGCGGACGCCCGCGCGATCTCGCGATAGGCCTCGATGCTCAGGAATCGCGGACGCAGCACGCTGCACAGCGGCCGGTCTCCGAAGTAGAGCCCCATGCGGCGCAGCTGCTGCTCGAGCACCTCGGCCGAGTCGACGGCGAGGCTGCCCTTGGTCAGCAATGCGTGATATGCGGCAATCGCGGCATGCGATGTGGGCAAGTCTCTCAACCTCGCGTTTGTGACACGGCGGCGCCGGACGGGCCAATGAGTGGCTCGCGCATCATGTCAGGCCGCGGCGCGGTGGCGAGCTTGATGGCCAGGTCCGCCATGTGCTCCACCACCCATTCGAAGTAGGCTGGCGTGAGCGAATTGATGTCCATGTCCGGGGCGGGATTCATGAAGTCGATGGCGTAGGGCACGCCATCCTTCACCGCAAACTCCACGGTGTTCATGTCATAGCCCAGCGCGCGGCACAGCGTGAGCGCGTCGGCGGCACAGCGCGCCTCGAGTTCGGCCCCAAGGTAGCCCGGGTCCGGGATGTAGCGCCGCTCACGCGGATCGTACGGCATGACCAGCACCTTCTCGCGGCCGAGCACCATGCAGCGCACATACGCGTCCCATCGGATGAACTCCTGCACCACCATCGTCAGCAGGCCGCTGTGATTGTAGTGCTGGAGCAGTTCCTCCATGGTTTCGCATACATAGACATCGCGCCAGCCGCCGCCGTGCGCATCCTTGAGCACGCAGGGAAAGCCGATGTACTCGGCCACCCCGGCCCAATCGAGCGGATAGGCCAGATTGCGCAGCGATTCAGTATGCGAGATGCCCGGGATGTAGTCCTTGTTGGGCAGCACGAGCGTACGCGGGTGGGCGACGCCGTGCTGAACCGCCAGCGTGGCGTCGTAGAACTTGTCGTCCGCCGACCACATGAAGGGATTGTTCACCACCGTCACCCCCATGCGCACCGCATGCTTGAGCACGGCCCGGTAGAACCCGACCTCGTGGGAGATGCGGTCAATGATGAGGGTGTAGGGAATGGGCTGCGCCATGCGCGTGGCGTCGAGCGTAATGAAGTCGGCGCGTACGCCGGACTGGCGACGGGCGACGGCCTCAAGAAACGCTGGGGGGAACGACCATTCACGGCCGACCAGCAAGCCAATACGGGGGTCCAGGGTCACGATGGCTCCGGAAGCGGGGTCAGGATTCCGGATAGTGCGACAGGAACGGACTCTTCGCCATGGGGAGGAGCGAGGAAGAGCCAGTTTGCCCGATTTGCATGGACGGGCAATCATGTCGACAAGCTGTTCGTGAGACAGGTTTGTGACATTAGTATCTGTGGAAAACCTGGATATTGGGCAATGTGTTTCGCAGACACTCACGAAGCTGCTTTTCCACAGCAGCTCTGACTGCAGGCGATGTCCACATCGACACTTAGCGGGTTTTCCACAGGCATTTCAACATCTATCGACAATACTGTCAACAACTTAGCTGAGTACCCCCGTATTGCGTGAGCGCGTGGATCGTCATAACATCCCCGCCCATCGATGATGCAGCAACGCTGTGATTATCGGTGATCACGATCCCGCCTCCTCACGGAATTCCGCAATGCACGTGACTCCGGTTGCTGCCCCGAACGGCCACATGGACCCCGCTCCTGTCACAAGCCTGCCTATCCACAATGGCGAGGCCGCGACGCAGGTACGGGCGTTCTGGACGGCAGACGACCAGTATGTGCTGTGCATCGAGGATGCCGACGGCGCCGCGGCGTGGTATCGCATCGCGGCTGAGGGCGAGGAGCGAGCGGGTACGGTCCCGGCCTCGGAGGCCGAACGGCTGGCCATGGGGGCCCTGCTGGCCGACATTATCCCGCTCGGTGGGCACACGGTGACCTTCCCCGTGGGGTCCACGGGTCGTCGGGTCTATCGCGTGTGGCGTGGTGCCAAGGGTAGCGCGGCGGGGCGGACTAAAATCCTGGGAGTTCGAGCTGCGCGGTCACGCCGCCTGCCAGCGTGACGCCGGCAGCCTGCAACCACGCCAGCAAAACGTCCTGCCCATGATCGCCCGCCATGGCCGAGCGCGCTGCACTGAGATGCAGCTTGAACTCGGCGGACACATCGGGGAGCGTGCGCCTGAGCACGGCCACCGTGAGGAGCTCGGTGGCGTCCGCCAGATGACGAATGGCAAACTCGTTCATGCGCGCGCGC
This window encodes:
- a CDS encoding carboxylate-amine ligase; this translates as MRGPSLTVGIEEEYQIIDPVTRDLTPGFDALVTSDDATAADVKAELHQCQVEIGTRPCANIAELRTDLVKLRGLVIKAAGQHGLTIASAGTHPFSNWMNQEMTPKERYLGVKAELQDLAHRLLIFGTHVHVGIEDPEFRIDCLNAARYILPHILCLSTSSPFWFGRNTGLHSYRSIVFKNFPRTGVPRIMNGWSDYADLVDTLTRTRSIPDGSKIWWDVRPHHVYPTLEFRVCDVNTRVDEAVCIAAMLQAVVAKMWKLRRDNMTFRVYASDLIEENKWRAVRYGMGGKLIDFGKKEELPASVLIRELIEWFLDDVLDELGTRKEVEYAYRIMEEGSSAQRQLATYARTGDLRAVVDQLIRETAEGVCEPTLGPPLESYASPIPVVHQHASLTPPSNPAVRGQSVP
- a CDS encoding circularly permuted type 2 ATP-grasp protein yields the protein MPTSHAAIAAYHALLTKGSLAVDSAEVLEQQLRRMGLYFGDRPLCSVLRPRFLSIEAYREIARASALVGRAFEKIRVAAMADSRLRAQFGLLDWEEHLVHVPPGYAAASPTSRLDAFYTPETGSLKFTEYNAETPAGAAFNDALARAFLALPVMQAFQASHVPLPIPSGAGVVDALLRAWTQWRGTREKPQIVILDWREVPTSNEFVLFEQEFAARGLEAFIGDPRDAEFSNGKLTVAGRPVTFIYKRVLIDELITREGVDGPVVRAVKAGAVCMVNSFGCKLLHKKASLAVLSDERQTTLLDADERDAVSRFVPWTRVMEERQTVFASATVDLVPFVSANRERLVLKPNDDYGGKGIVLGWTVDDATWNEAMRTALAEPYIVQERVTLPSEPWPMVLDGALHLGDRMLDTAPFMTDGQIMNGCLTRISTDALLNVSAGGGANVPTFLVEAR
- a CDS encoding ATP-grasp domain-containing protein; this translates as MTLDPRIGLLVGREWSFPPAFLEAVARRQSGVRADFITLDATRMAQPIPYTLIIDRISHEVGFYRAVLKHAVRMGVTVVNNPFMWSADDKFYDATLAVQHGVAHPRTLVLPNKDYIPGISHTESLRNLAYPLDWAGVAEYIGFPCVLKDAHGGGWRDVYVCETMEELLQHYNHSGLLTMVVQEFIRWDAYVRCMVLGREKVLVMPYDPRERRYIPDPGYLGAELEARCAADALTLCRALGYDMNTVEFAVKDGVPYAIDFMNPAPDMDINSLTPAYFEWVVEHMADLAIKLATAPRPDMMREPLIGPSGAAVSQTRG
- a CDS encoding gamma-glutamyl-gamma-aminobutyrate hydrolase family protein, coding for MSALYRPTIGLTTQTLHSIDGIPPALPSSWVMNQRYFVAATSVGAVPWMIPLLDDDLFTLRAIYERLDGLLIPGGVDINPAEYGEAVRPECGNLDPARDRVELQLVRWAIAEGKPVLGLCRGMQIINVAQGGSMWQDLASQKPSFHKHDFFPTAGFARDHLAHEVDIVPGTRLSRLFECTRCAVNSMHHQGVKAVGRDLTVSATADDGLVEALEGTGDGFLVGVQWHPEVFEMADPHTRHLFGGFIQAAVEWATTNDTSKAGVGG